The Hymenobacter oligotrophus genome has a window encoding:
- a CDS encoding DMT family transporter produces the protein MLKDYLRLHFIVFLWGFTAILGKLISLPPVELVFYRTLIASVGLAILLVSRKQEWRVSRGQALRLLGVGAMVAVHWITFFLAARLSSVSVCLAGMATLALWTSILEPLILRKRFEAYEIVLGLVAMVGLYLVSQAEFDQLLGLGVAVFSAGLSALFSVFNAKLTKQHPPLRLTFYEMSGACLSIALFLIVRPGFGGELPQLAPTLLDWLWLLILAGVCTVYAFSASVELQQRLSAFSLNLTVNLEPVYGIALAVLIFGSQEKMSTGFYLGTVIILLSVLVHPVIDQWVRRRRAASQLPIPHEEVAG, from the coding sequence ATGCTCAAAGACTACCTTCGCCTCCACTTTATCGTGTTTTTGTGGGGCTTTACGGCCATTCTGGGCAAGCTGATTTCGCTGCCGCCCGTGGAACTGGTGTTTTACCGCACACTCATTGCCTCGGTGGGCCTAGCCATTCTGCTGGTTTCGCGCAAGCAGGAATGGCGGGTATCGCGGGGGCAGGCGTTGCGGCTGTTGGGCGTGGGGGCAATGGTGGCCGTGCACTGGATTACCTTCTTTCTGGCGGCGCGGCTATCGTCGGTAAGCGTGTGTTTGGCCGGCATGGCTACGCTCGCACTCTGGACGTCGATACTGGAGCCGCTGATTTTGCGCAAGCGCTTCGAGGCCTACGAAATCGTGCTGGGCTTGGTGGCCATGGTCGGTTTGTACCTGGTGTCGCAAGCCGAGTTCGATCAACTACTTGGCCTAGGTGTAGCAGTGTTTTCGGCGGGCCTGAGTGCGTTGTTCAGCGTGTTCAATGCCAAGCTTACCAAGCAGCACCCGCCCTTGCGCTTAACATTTTACGAGATGAGCGGCGCTTGCCTGAGCATTGCCTTGTTCCTGATTGTCAGGCCGGGCTTTGGCGGCGAGCTGCCGCAACTCGCCCCTACCCTGCTCGACTGGTTGTGGCTGCTGATACTGGCCGGCGTATGCACTGTGTATGCGTTTTCTGCTTCGGTGGAGCTGCAGCAGCGCCTGTCGGCCTTTTCGCTCAACCTTACCGTGAACCTGGAGCCCGTGTACGGCATTGCCTTGGCTGTGCTCATCTTCGGTAGCCAGGAGAAAATGTCGACGGGCTTTTACCTCGGCACGGTCATTATCCTGTTGAGCGTGCTGGTGCACCCGGTTATCGACCAGTGGGTGCGCCGGCGCCGCGCGGCCTCACAGCTGCCCATCCCACACGAGGAAGTCGCCGGTTAA
- the ispE gene encoding 4-(cytidine 5'-diphospho)-2-C-methyl-D-erythritol kinase, with translation MLVFPNAKLNLGLHITERRPDGFHTLETAMVPLPWCDALEVLPSTAETSLALTGRPIPGDPATNLCIRAYELLKADFPEVPAVQMHLHKVVPIGAGLGGGSGDAAFALKALNTVLDLGLTDDQLEAYARRLGSDCAFFVRNQPALALGRGDELTPLPLPQLAGTACKVIYPNLHISTAEAYAGVKPKAPAHDLRTALSGPIETWRHTVVNDFEASLAPRYPLLDELKQQLYAAGAAYASLSGSGSAVFGLWPGQPLPPSMALTGDFLVWDGQL, from the coding sequence ATGCTCGTCTTCCCCAACGCCAAGCTCAACCTAGGGCTGCACATCACCGAACGCCGCCCCGATGGCTTTCATACGCTCGAAACCGCCATGGTACCGCTGCCGTGGTGCGATGCGCTGGAGGTACTGCCCAGCACTGCCGAAACCTCGCTGGCGCTTACCGGCCGCCCCATCCCCGGCGACCCGGCCACCAACCTGTGCATTCGGGCCTACGAGCTGCTAAAAGCCGACTTTCCGGAGGTGCCGGCCGTGCAAATGCACCTGCACAAAGTAGTGCCCATTGGCGCCGGCCTAGGTGGTGGTTCGGGCGATGCTGCCTTTGCCCTAAAGGCGCTGAACACGGTGCTCGACCTAGGGCTGACCGACGACCAGCTGGAAGCCTACGCCCGCCGCCTCGGTTCGGATTGTGCCTTCTTCGTGCGCAACCAACCGGCCTTAGCCCTAGGTCGCGGCGACGAGCTAACGCCCTTGCCGTTGCCGCAACTCGCGGGCACGGCTTGCAAGGTTATTTATCCCAACCTGCACATCAGCACGGCCGAGGCCTACGCGGGCGTAAAGCCCAAAGCACCCGCCCACGACTTGCGCACGGCGCTCAGCGGCCCCATCGAAACGTGGCGCCACACGGTGGTAAACGATTTTGAGGCCTCGCTGGCGCCTAGGTATCCGCTGCTCGATGAGCTGAAGCAGCAGCTTTATGCTGCCGGTGCCGCCTACGCTAGCCTGTCGGGCTCGGGGTCGGCGGTATTTGGGTTGTGGCCAGGGCAGCCGCTGCCGCCGAGCATGGCCTTAACCGGCGACTTCCTCGTGTGGGATGGGCAGCTGTGA
- a CDS encoding sugar transferase, whose product MSASAASTGWYRTWGKRLLDVLLAAPLLLLALPILAVAAVLLKCQPGSGRVLFRHQRPGLHGRLFTLYKLQTMKDERDAQGQLLPDAQRLTRLGRWLRASSVDELPQLWNVLRGDISLVGPRPLLPEYLPLYSALQARRHEVRPGITGWAQVNGRNAISWEQKFAFDVWYVEHLSFALDLRILGLTAARVLGAKGISAPGQATTEAFRGSASSSSDSPAA is encoded by the coding sequence ATGTCTGCTTCTGCTGCATCTACTGGCTGGTACCGCACTTGGGGCAAACGCCTGCTCGATGTGCTGCTGGCCGCGCCGCTGCTACTGCTGGCGCTGCCAATACTGGCCGTTGCTGCCGTGTTGCTGAAGTGCCAGCCCGGAAGTGGCCGCGTACTGTTTCGGCACCAACGCCCGGGGTTGCACGGCCGCCTGTTTACGCTTTATAAGCTGCAAACCATGAAGGACGAGCGCGACGCCCAGGGCCAGTTATTACCCGATGCCCAGCGCCTCACGCGCCTAGGTCGCTGGCTGCGCGCTTCTTCCGTCGACGAGCTGCCCCAGCTCTGGAACGTGCTGCGCGGCGACATTAGCTTGGTAGGCCCACGCCCCTTATTGCCCGAGTATCTGCCACTTTACTCAGCTCTGCAGGCCCGCCGCCACGAGGTGCGCCCCGGCATTACGGGGTGGGCGCAGGTAAACGGCCGCAACGCCATCAGCTGGGAGCAAAAATTTGCCTTCGACGTGTGGTACGTCGAGCATCTCTCTTTTGCGCTCGATTTACGTATTCTAGGGCTGACTGCCGCCCGCGTGCTAGGTGCCAAAGGCATTTCGGCGCCCGGGCAAGCCACCACCGAAGCCTTCCGGGGCTCGGCCTCAAGCTCTTCCGATTCTCCTGCCGCATGA
- a CDS encoding LptF/LptG family permease, whose product MLRLLDKYVLGKMLTTFIFTVVVLVMVICVIDFTEKNDDFIKHNLGAGKIITEYYLNLFPYYANLLSPITVFIATVLVTARLAARTEIVAILASGVSFRRFLLPYVMGGGIIGLATFGLIGWVIPLANKPRVAFERKYVKNPYRFQGRNVHIKIGPQHYAYLESYDNVSNVGYRFALETIEGTMLKRRMSAEAISWDSTKKAWHLTPQVVRTINGDKETLKVFPARDTTLNLYPKDFASTFKLAETLTLPELQNLIQEKVNRGASDTEIYLVERAERYAYPFAIVILTVIGVIMSARKSRTGVGGQIALGFVLAFIYIGFVILSRNLALVGDMPPMLAAWVPNIVFTSIGLVLYKFIPR is encoded by the coding sequence ATGCTCCGGCTCCTCGATAAATACGTCCTAGGTAAAATGCTCACCACCTTCATCTTCACAGTGGTGGTGCTGGTGATGGTGATATGCGTGATTGACTTCACGGAGAAAAACGACGACTTCATCAAGCACAACCTAGGGGCGGGCAAGATCATCACGGAGTATTACCTAAACCTATTCCCCTACTACGCCAACCTGCTCTCGCCCATCACGGTGTTTATTGCTACGGTGCTGGTTACGGCGCGGTTGGCGGCTCGCACCGAGATTGTGGCCATTCTGGCCTCGGGCGTGAGTTTCCGGCGGTTTCTGCTGCCTTATGTTATGGGCGGCGGCATTATCGGGCTGGCCACGTTTGGGCTGATTGGCTGGGTTATTCCGCTGGCCAACAAACCGCGCGTGGCCTTCGAGCGGAAATACGTCAAGAACCCCTACCGTTTTCAGGGGCGCAACGTGCACATCAAAATTGGCCCGCAGCACTACGCTTACCTCGAGAGTTACGACAACGTGAGCAACGTGGGCTACCGTTTTGCGCTGGAAACCATTGAGGGTACCATGCTCAAGCGCCGCATGTCGGCCGAGGCCATCAGTTGGGACTCCACCAAAAAAGCCTGGCACCTTACGCCGCAGGTGGTGCGCACCATCAACGGCGACAAGGAAACCCTGAAGGTTTTTCCGGCCCGCGACACCACCCTGAACCTGTACCCTAAAGACTTCGCCAGCACTTTTAAGCTAGCCGAAACGCTTACCCTGCCCGAGCTGCAAAACCTGATTCAGGAGAAAGTAAACCGCGGCGCCAGCGACACCGAGATTTACCTGGTGGAGCGCGCCGAACGCTACGCCTACCCCTTCGCCATCGTTATCCTGACGGTGATTGGCGTAATCATGAGTGCCCGCAAATCGCGCACCGGCGTGGGCGGCCAAATTGCCCTAGGTTTCGTGCTGGCCTTCATCTACATCGGCTTTGTTATCCTGAGCCGCAACCTGGCTTTGGTGGGCGATATGCCGCCAATGCTGGCCGCCTGGGTGCCCAATATTGTGTTCACCAGCATCGGGCTGGTGCTCTATAAGTTTATTCCGCGCTAA
- the tgt gene encoding tRNA guanosine(34) transglycosylase Tgt: MTFDLVAHDPQTKARAGVLTTDHGTIQTPIFMPVGTAGSVKAVHQREVKEDINAQIILGNTYHLYLRPGLDTLRKAGGLHKFNGWDRPILTDSGGYQVYSLSETRKIKEEGVKFRSHIDGSHHLFTPEGVMDIQRVIGADIIMAFDECTPWPCEYDYARKSMDMTHRWLKRCIERIDSTEPLYGYEQQLFPIVQGSTFRDLRKQSAEFIAAQGRAGNAIGGLSVGEPAELMYEMTELCCDILPADKPRYLMGVGTPANILENIALGVDMFDCVLPTRNARNGMLFTTQGIINIKNKKWEQDFSPIDEELGGYASTFYSKSYVRHLFHASEYLAGMVSSVHNLTFYLWLVRNAREQILAGTFREWKEKMVKQLMVRL, from the coding sequence ATGACTTTCGACCTCGTCGCTCACGATCCGCAAACCAAAGCCCGCGCCGGTGTGCTCACCACCGACCACGGCACCATCCAGACGCCCATTTTTATGCCCGTGGGCACGGCGGGCTCGGTAAAAGCCGTGCACCAGCGCGAAGTCAAGGAGGACATCAACGCCCAAATTATTCTGGGCAATACCTACCACCTGTACCTGCGCCCCGGCCTCGATACGCTGCGGAAAGCCGGCGGCCTGCACAAGTTCAACGGCTGGGACAGGCCCATCCTGACCGACTCGGGCGGCTACCAGGTGTACTCGCTCAGCGAAACGCGCAAGATCAAAGAGGAAGGCGTGAAGTTCCGCTCGCACATCGACGGCTCGCACCACTTGTTCACGCCCGAGGGCGTAATGGACATTCAGCGCGTTATCGGGGCCGATATCATTATGGCGTTCGACGAATGCACGCCCTGGCCCTGCGAGTACGACTACGCCCGCAAGTCGATGGACATGACGCACCGCTGGCTGAAGCGCTGCATCGAGCGTATCGATAGCACCGAACCGCTCTACGGCTACGAGCAGCAGCTTTTTCCGATTGTGCAGGGCAGCACTTTCCGGGATTTGCGCAAGCAATCGGCCGAGTTTATTGCCGCGCAAGGCCGCGCCGGCAACGCCATTGGCGGCCTGAGCGTGGGCGAACCGGCCGAGCTGATGTACGAAATGACGGAGCTCTGCTGCGACATTTTGCCCGCCGACAAGCCGCGCTACCTGATGGGCGTGGGCACGCCGGCCAACATCCTGGAGAACATTGCCCTAGGTGTGGATATGTTCGACTGCGTGCTGCCCACCCGCAACGCCCGCAACGGCATGCTGTTCACCACGCAGGGCATCATCAACATCAAGAACAAGAAGTGGGAGCAGGACTTCTCCCCCATCGACGAAGAACTCGGTGGCTACGCCAGCACGTTCTACTCCAAATCGTACGTGCGCCATTTGTTTCACGCCAGCGAGTACCTGGCAGGGATGGTGTCCTCGGTGCACAACCTCACCTTCTATCTGTGGCTGGTGCGCAACGCCCGCGAGCAAATCCTGGCCGGCACCTTCCGCGAGTGGAAGGAGAAAATGGTGAAGCAGCTGATGGTAAGGCTATGA
- a CDS encoding glycosyltransferase, with amino-acid sequence MPFHLSPVSWLLVLCVAVQLWYAVYYFWPFGRRRVAETQEPDAAHEAEHPVSIVVAARNAADQLRQLMPALLNQEYERFEVVLIDDRSDDETVLYAQQLTQYYPNVRLVTVERTPNNLAPKKYALTLGVKVARYPYLLFTDADCVPTSYQWLRHMARGFDTGADLVLGYGPYAEAPGLLNKLVRFETLLTGLQYLGFAERGLPYMGVGRNLAYTKQTFMATKGFASHIRQLSGDDDLLVQDAVQLGRQAAVVTAAEAQTLSLAPTTWREWWHQKRRHMAAGNRYRFADRLRIGTFILANGLFYLATLAAFVVPDPEWVALAGAWVVRTSTALATYAQASRRLHDRQPLWLFPALDAGYFFAYFLLTASLVLYRNPSRWK; translated from the coding sequence TTGCCTTTTCACTTATCGCCCGTTTCCTGGCTGCTTGTGCTGTGCGTGGCGGTGCAATTGTGGTATGCGGTGTATTACTTCTGGCCGTTTGGGCGCCGCCGCGTAGCCGAAACCCAGGAGCCCGACGCCGCCCACGAAGCGGAGCATCCGGTGTCCATTGTGGTGGCGGCCCGCAACGCGGCCGATCAGCTTCGGCAGCTAATGCCGGCGCTGCTTAACCAGGAGTACGAGCGGTTCGAGGTAGTGCTCATCGACGACCGCTCCGACGACGAAACCGTTCTATACGCGCAGCAGCTCACGCAGTACTACCCCAACGTGCGCCTCGTGACCGTGGAGCGCACGCCCAACAACCTGGCTCCCAAAAAGTATGCCCTCACCCTAGGTGTTAAGGTGGCCCGTTACCCGTACCTGCTCTTCACCGACGCCGACTGCGTGCCCACCTCGTACCAGTGGCTGCGCCACATGGCGCGCGGCTTCGATACAGGCGCCGATTTGGTGCTGGGCTACGGGCCCTACGCCGAGGCCCCCGGGCTGCTGAACAAACTCGTGCGCTTCGAAACGCTGCTGACCGGCTTGCAGTACCTAGGCTTTGCCGAACGCGGCCTGCCTTACATGGGCGTGGGCCGCAACCTGGCCTACACCAAGCAAACCTTTATGGCCACCAAAGGCTTCGCTTCGCACATCAGGCAGCTCAGCGGCGACGATGATTTGCTGGTGCAGGATGCCGTGCAACTTGGGCGGCAAGCGGCCGTCGTTACGGCGGCCGAAGCGCAAACCCTGAGCCTCGCCCCAACCACCTGGCGGGAGTGGTGGCACCAGAAGCGCCGCCACATGGCCGCCGGCAATCGGTACCGATTTGCCGACCGACTTCGGATTGGAACCTTTATCTTAGCCAACGGCTTATTTTATCTCGCAACTCTGGCGGCATTTGTAGTGCCTGATCCTGAATGGGTAGCGCTTGCAGGGGCATGGGTTGTCCGAACCTCGACAGCACTTGCTACGTACGCGCAGGCCAGCCGCCGCCTCCACGACCGGCAACCGCTGTGGTTGTTCCCGGCGCTGGATGCGGGGTATTTTTTTGCCTACTTTCTCCTGACAGCCTCGTTAGTGCTCTACCGCAACCCCTCCCGATGGAAGTAA
- a CDS encoding NeuD/PglB/VioB family sugar acetyltransferase, which translates to MTQLFFSEYEDPEFTGVRPLVIVGAGGLGREVLQLVRQLNEVEQRWNVLGFYDDQRPAEERVHELPWLGTVDDLNATADSVYVAVAVGSSRSRAAVISRLTSPRIHFATLVHPSVPLRAYQRVQLGAGCIICQASILTCDIRLGRHVLVNLGCTIGHDAVLEDFCSLMPHANVGGEAYLETGVYLGTNATVINQVRVGAEAVVGAGAVVVRDLPARCTAVGVPASVIKQRV; encoded by the coding sequence ATGACCCAGCTTTTCTTTTCTGAGTACGAAGACCCCGAGTTCACCGGCGTGCGGCCGCTCGTTATTGTTGGCGCGGGCGGCCTCGGCCGCGAAGTATTGCAGTTGGTGCGCCAGCTCAACGAAGTAGAGCAACGCTGGAACGTGCTGGGCTTTTACGACGATCAGCGGCCGGCCGAGGAGCGCGTGCACGAGCTGCCGTGGCTCGGTACCGTTGATGACCTGAACGCCACTGCCGACTCGGTGTACGTAGCCGTAGCCGTGGGCAGCAGCCGCAGCCGCGCCGCTGTAATCAGCCGCCTTACTTCGCCGCGCATTCATTTTGCCACGCTCGTGCACCCTTCGGTGCCGCTGCGCGCCTACCAACGCGTGCAGTTGGGCGCGGGCTGCATCATTTGCCAGGCCAGCATTCTTACCTGCGATATTCGCCTGGGCCGCCACGTGCTCGTCAACCTGGGCTGTACCATCGGCCACGATGCCGTGCTGGAGGATTTTTGCTCGCTGATGCCGCACGCCAACGTAGGCGGCGAGGCCTACCTCGAAACCGGCGTATACTTGGGCACCAACGCTACCGTTATCAACCAAGTGCGGGTTGGCGCCGAAGCGGTGGTAGGCGCCGGTGCCGTAGTGGTGCGCGATTTGCCGGCCCGCTGTACCGCCGTGGGCGTGCCGGCTTCCGTCATCAAGCAG
- a CDS encoding YheT family hydrolase — protein sequence MPIIANSRYRPPFYLFNGHLQTIVPSLLREVPEVQYQRQRVETPDGDFLDLDWARTEHVTDALGIVSHGLEGDAGRPYVRGMARALNQAGIDALAWNYRSCSGEPNRLLRAYHLGDTDDLHFVVQQALATGRYRRVFLTGFSAGGNMTLKYLGEDAGRIPQEVKRAAVFSVPTDLKAGSEHISRLQNRIYLNRFLKSLRQKIRTKAELLPGQLDLEGLEELSDFLQFDNRFTAPLHGFKSADEYYEHSSSGRYLDGIRIPTLIVNAQNDPFLPATCFPREAAERSPYVFLETPEAGGHVGFAEGLPSDGAYYSERRAVEFLTAQVPA from the coding sequence ATGCCGATCATAGCCAACTCCCGCTACCGGCCGCCTTTTTACCTTTTCAACGGCCACCTGCAAACCATTGTGCCCAGCTTGCTGCGCGAAGTGCCCGAGGTGCAGTACCAGCGCCAGCGCGTCGAAACGCCCGACGGCGACTTCCTGGACTTGGATTGGGCGCGCACCGAGCACGTTACCGATGCGCTGGGCATTGTTTCGCACGGGCTCGAAGGCGACGCTGGCCGGCCTTACGTGCGCGGCATGGCGCGTGCGCTCAACCAAGCCGGCATCGATGCGCTGGCCTGGAACTACCGCAGCTGCAGCGGCGAGCCCAACCGCTTGCTGCGCGCTTACCACCTAGGCGACACCGACGACCTGCACTTTGTGGTGCAGCAGGCCTTGGCCACGGGCCGGTACCGCCGCGTGTTCCTGACGGGCTTTTCGGCGGGCGGCAACATGACGCTGAAGTACCTAGGCGAAGACGCTGGGCGCATTCCGCAAGAGGTAAAGCGCGCGGCCGTATTTTCGGTACCCACCGATCTGAAGGCCGGCTCGGAGCACATTTCGCGCCTGCAAAACCGCATTTACCTTAACCGCTTCCTGAAGTCGCTGCGGCAAAAAATTCGGACCAAAGCCGAGCTGCTGCCCGGACAACTCGACCTCGAAGGCTTGGAAGAGTTGAGCGACTTTTTGCAGTTCGACAACCGTTTTACGGCGCCCTTGCACGGTTTCAAATCGGCCGACGAGTACTACGAGCATAGCAGCTCGGGCCGCTACCTCGATGGCATTCGGATTCCGACGCTGATTGTAAACGCCCAAAACGACCCGTTTTTGCCGGCCACTTGCTTTCCGCGCGAGGCGGCCGAACGCAGCCCCTACGTATTTCTGGAAACGCCCGAAGCCGGCGGCCACGTGGGTTTTGCCGAAGGCCTCCCCTCCGACGGCGCCTATTACTCCGAGCGCCGGGCCGTGGAATTTCTGACGGCCCAAGTACCGGCCTAA
- a CDS encoding RNA polymerase sigma factor, whose amino-acid sequence MEVNNQDLQKQFSAKAKHDFKLIRAAVEQADEKAYAELMQIYKKPVYHVVLKMVRNPDDAEDLTIEAFAKAFRNLHKFNPEYAFSTWLFRIATNNCIDFIRKNKIKTMSIDSAIKIDNGDEITIDFRDNNLNPAETAIKNQKIEIMQHVVSRLPDKYQRLVTLRYFDELSYEEIAQELKAPLGTVKAQLHRARELLYDMVKNKKEII is encoded by the coding sequence ATGGAAGTAAACAATCAGGACCTCCAGAAGCAGTTCTCGGCCAAAGCCAAGCACGACTTCAAGCTTATCCGCGCAGCCGTGGAGCAGGCCGACGAGAAGGCGTATGCCGAACTGATGCAGATTTATAAGAAACCCGTGTACCACGTGGTGCTTAAAATGGTGCGCAACCCCGACGATGCCGAAGACCTCACCATCGAGGCTTTTGCCAAGGCGTTCCGCAACCTGCATAAGTTTAACCCCGAGTACGCCTTCAGTACCTGGCTTTTCCGCATCGCCACCAACAACTGCATCGACTTTATTCGCAAGAATAAAATCAAGACGATGTCGATTGACTCGGCCATCAAGATTGACAACGGCGACGAAATCACCATCGATTTCCGCGACAACAACTTGAACCCTGCCGAAACGGCCATCAAGAACCAGAAAATCGAAATCATGCAGCACGTGGTATCGCGGCTGCCCGATAAGTACCAGCGCCTCGTAACCCTGCGCTATTTCGACGAGCTGAGCTACGAAGAAATTGCCCAGGAGCTGAAAGCGCCCCTAGGTACCGTAAAGGCCCAGCTGCACCGCGCCCGCGAGTTGCTCTACGACATGGTGAAGAACAAGAAGGAAATCATCTAG
- the rsmG gene encoding 16S rRNA (guanine(527)-N(7))-methyltransferase RsmG, with translation MDILFRYFPDLTPRQREQFQQLDHEFRGWNERVNLIARTDVDNLAERHFLHSLGIAKAVQFPAGSTVLDVGTGGGLPGLPLAILFPEVEFHLIDSIGKKIKAVQDMAHALKLHNVTAEQVRAEQVRSKFDFVVSRAVTRLANFHPWIAQRYTATASTDESHGLYYLKGGDLTEEIEESGLVATVTNLSDFFEEEFFDTKKVVFVPANKAISKGKRTNNV, from the coding sequence ATGGATATCCTCTTCCGCTATTTCCCCGACCTCACGCCGCGCCAGCGCGAGCAGTTTCAGCAGCTCGACCACGAGTTCCGCGGTTGGAACGAGCGCGTAAACCTGATTGCCCGCACCGATGTGGATAACTTGGCCGAACGCCACTTTCTGCACTCCCTAGGTATTGCCAAGGCGGTGCAGTTTCCGGCAGGCAGCACGGTGCTCGATGTGGGCACGGGTGGCGGGTTGCCTGGTTTGCCGTTGGCCATTCTGTTTCCGGAGGTAGAGTTTCACCTTATTGACAGCATCGGCAAAAAGATTAAGGCCGTGCAGGATATGGCCCACGCCTTGAAGCTGCACAACGTTACGGCCGAGCAGGTGCGGGCGGAGCAAGTGCGCTCGAAGTTCGACTTTGTAGTGAGCCGCGCCGTTACGCGCCTGGCCAACTTTCACCCCTGGATTGCGCAACGGTATACCGCTACCGCCAGCACCGACGAGTCGCACGGCTTGTACTACCTGAAGGGCGGCGACTTGACGGAGGAAATCGAGGAATCGGGGTTGGTAGCCACGGTAACCAACCTAAGCGACTTCTTCGAGGAGGAGTTCTTTGACACGAAGAAGGTGGTGTTTGTGCCCGCCAACAAAGCCATATCGAAAGGCAAACGCACCAACAACGTATAG